Below is a genomic region from Raphanus sativus cultivar WK10039 chromosome 4, ASM80110v3, whole genome shotgun sequence.
ACAACTtccactatcaatcaaaggGTTTACACAAACGCTATGCGCTCAATAGAAAAGACACACCAAAGAATATGAGagatcaaagaaactctatCCCGGAGCGACATGACTCGAACAATGTCTCCTAAGTTTCTTCTACCCGATCTCTCTCCCGACTCCCTCTTTGTTCTACTTCTGTTTCGGATGCTTGTAAAGTCTTGACCACGTTCTCTATTTATGACCCTAACCACCGACgttagttttccttttcttaattGCCTTAGCAATTTGACTAACCGACACTAACGTGTTTCCTCTTTTGCACAGGTTTGGTTATTGGGATGTAAGCTTGGATAAGCAATTGGATTTGGGCCTATTATCCTTTCGATCTCCACCTTAGGACCAAATACCAATTCTTCTAACTCTCGCTTGCTTTTCTCTCGTTCACACCGTCGCACCTCTCTTTAACATtggacattttttttctttctgttttcaTATGAAAGCTCCCATAGCTCGCGTTCCAAATGACGGGAACCCATTCAAACTTCTAAAGACTTCATCTTGCTCTTCAGTAACACTTAACCATCATTGCGCAACCGTTGAAGGTTCCTCATCGTACAAGACCCCCACCATCCATACTGAAGATCGCGATTCTTCATTAATGGTGAATCTTGTTTTGCCTGAATCAAGCTGATAAATCTCACCGGAGTTCTGTAGTTTCCAGTAAGTCTTCTCTGATGCTTGATTTTACTTGTAAGAGCTCTTGATTTCCCTCTATTAGAAGTATAAAAAATCCTGAACTTTCATTTACTTGTACTTGACAGTGACAACGTCTGTTTGCTGATCTCTATCACAAGCTTCCCTTTCTGCTTTTGACTCACTTGTCAATCCATATCATCGTTGATGCCCCTTCCGTTTACTTCTCTAACGAGACCCATCGGAGCCATCAACAGTGACCTTTCTTTCCGCGTTCCTCTCTGCATCTCCCTGCGGTGCCCTTGTCGCCATTACTCCACCTGGAGCTGCTTCACCACAGCTACTGCAACTTTCGACCACTTCTCTGCACCATTAAGAGTACATAATACTTGACGTTGGCCTTAACCCTTTGATTATTCCCTTGATAGTGAACATAACTTGATGCAACTTCAACATGAATCTTTGCATCCTCTGGCATAAGGCTTCGAGGCCATTACCCAATGTAATCTCCAGTACCCACTCGCTCTTAGTCAATCCCTTATCCTGATGACTGTAGCTTGTATCTTTGAGATTATAAATTCCTTGAGCCTCTGTTTTCTTGTCTTCTCTTAAGAGCTTCTCCGATGAACAACCGCATCTCCTCAGCTGTGCTGATAACTCGAggtaaactcttttttttttatttacctgTATTATCTTCTCGACGCCGTTACGCCGTATCCGTTTTGACTCTCAGAAACCAGAAATCATAATATATGATTTCTACTTTGCAGCTTTCTTGGACGAAGAACGGACCTGTGTCCATCTACTGCAGTTTCATCTTCTTGCAGCATCTCCAGCTACTCGCTCCTTTGCTGCTCACGATGATCCATGTTCTGTACCTTGAGACTTTAAGTAATCTCTTTTCCAAAACTTTTAGACTGCTCCCTTGCCTTGTCTCTTTGAAAGTTTTAGACTCTAAAACTCTTACTtaatttcttttgaattttttttttctgcagcTACTCCACCTTAAGcaatttcttttgctttttctgTAGCTACTCCACCTGAAGCCAATATCTCTTCACCCTAGCTTCATAGTTGTCACAGGTACCCTTCTCACTCTCCATACTTCTGAGCTTTTGAGAAACCTCGTTTTGATTTACCTTATCAAACCTTGCAACTTGATTCCCTTTGATATCCTTTTGATTCTTATCATGTGCACTTGATCTTAGAATCAATTTCTTCCTTGAATCAATTGCATAAAACCTGAACCGCACATGCTTTAAACCTTAAAGCAATCCCTGATTCAAAACCCTTGTGTATTAAAACAACACAGTCTTGGACGCCCCTTTGTGCCGCCGTTATCCCGAACAGAACACGCCATCAAGCTAACCCGCTAGACAGACTTTCGACACAAACTCCCAGTCCAAACTTCTTGTTTTAACCGTTTAGCACCGCCCTGCCAGTCTCCTTTTAACTTGTCTCACGCCAACTGCTCCGGTGACGTTCTCGACACTTCCCTTTGTAACAGCTCTCCTTAATATCACTTCTAGACCCCATGATATCCCTCCTAGCTGAAACACCATTCCTTGCTGCAATACTTGTTGTTTGTAGTGCTAACACCCCAACGTTTACTGCCTGCATCACAACAGCCTTTGGACTTACCATCAGACTTCTTCTGATTTATCAATACCATATAACATGTCTTTGATATTAATACTTCCTCACGTGAGTTTTCCTTGTCCAccttagagaattttttttttcattctcttCTTGTGATGCCAAAAGAAAACAACTATAACCATACTGTTTTCTTACTCTCCACGTAGCTTGTTAATTTATCCATGCAATCATCCTCCTTACTTGGAtgccttttaatttttttttatttattttgaacaCAGCTTCTCgtgtttcttttgtattcattccCTTATGAATCTTGTCTTCTTCTGTCTTGGAGTCTTCCTCATGTTTTCAAAATGATAGACTTAGACTAATACACCGTTAGTCTTCACCTCAATACTAGACGTCACAAAACTTTGACATCTCCTCCAGCAATGTGAACATATACATCTCTTGTACCgctgtttataaaaaaaacaggaCATGCCGTCTAACTCCGTTGTTAGAAAGACTATCGACACAAAACCCTTTGCATATTTCACTTGCGAGATAACTTCTTAAGCACCAATCACACAGAACATGCAGTCTCCTATTCCTTGCATGATAAATTCTGATATATAGCTCCTTGATGATCTTCCTTGAATCCTTGATCATCTCCGTCAATTTCTTCTGACGTTTCCTGAAACACCGATGATCACGAAACACTACCATCTTTCTCAAGTTCTAACATCATCTCCACCTTGATCTAAAATCCTTCGGTAGATCCTTGAACACACTTTGTACCGCCATGAGTAATGGAACCCGCCGCCTAACTTCCAACCTTGTTAGGAAGACTTTCGATACCGACCTTGTTCAACTCCTTTGAGATGAGTGTTACTGCTTTGACGCCTTGTGCTTTTACCCTTTGATCTTTCAACCTTGAATCTTAGAGACGATGGATCGCCGTTTCCTCGAAGAATAGATAGGTCCctttatctttcttctttgcGATTCTGTTCAGACTCCGTAATCTCACTAACCCCGAAATCAAAACCtggattgctctgataccacttgttaggaATTATCGATCGTTTGATTGCTTAACTAGATAACGACACAAGATTTTTAACCCAGTTCCCTTGCGGTACTTCTGGGGTGGGAACCGTCTCCCACAACTtccactatcaatcaaaggGTTTACACAAACGCTATGCGCTCAATAGAAAAGACACACCAAAGAATATGAGagatcaaagaaactctatCCCGGAGCGACATGACTCGAACAATGTCTCCTAAGTTTCTTCTACCCGATCTCTCTCCCGACTCCCTCTTTGTTCTACTTCTGTTTCGGATGCTTGTAAAGTCTTGACCACGTTCTCTATTTATGACCCTAACCACCGACgttagttttccttttcttaattGCCTTAGCAATTTGACTAACCGACACTAACGTGTTTCCTCTTTTGCACAGGTTTGGTTATTGGGATGTAAGCTTGGATAAGCAATTGGATTTGGGCCTATTATCCTTTCATTAGTGGGTCTAACTAATATCACAGATGATTAAAAGCAAACTAAACatttatttgaacaaaaaaaaaagagcttacAAAACTACAAACACTAGTACACAAAAGCGAAGAGACAAATGCTGAAAAGAGTAACAAAACAAgcaaagcagagagagagattacAACAAACACAGCGGAAAGCGCCGTTAAAACTTTAGCACTGAGTTTACAAAACCCCCTTTCCATATTGTTTACAGAAGATCAAACACATTTCTCCGGCTGTGACTTATTCAGGTATGAGCCGAAGCAGCCGACATTCCGATGGAAGACTCAGGGCTAACATACTCCTCACTTGCATGCCTTACAAACTCTTCAGGCGACATGTGTGAGCCGTGGCAAGCGCATACAATCTTGATCTGGTTTGCGTTGTACCTGTAAGTCACACCAGAGATCGTCCGACCGTGAGGGCCTGAGCCAGTGGTTGAGACCCAAGGCAGGTTAGGACGCGCACCGGAACCTCCGAACTTGACATCAGCTGCCATTCCTGGTTTTATGGCTGAAAAGTCGAAAGAGAAGGCTGTACTGatgttgatgttgttgttgttggtgtcATCTCCTGCTACATCCACTGATGAGCCTTCTTCTGCAACAGGCTGTTTCCCCTCGCCTTTCGCGGTAGCTTTTAGGGAGACGGCAAAGAGAAGTTAATGACTTTTTGAAAGTAAGGATTTTAAGGGGAAATAAGGTTTGCTTACCTGAGTTTGATGGGCCTCTACGAGTGACGACCCCGCCTGAACCATCCTTATCCAGCATAGGGAGCTGAACCGGTGAGTATCCGAACATAACCGGGAGATTCCCAGCAGTAGGCTGCGTTACACTAGTACCTGCTGCTGCACCATGTTGTCCAGACTCTTTCCCCGGTAAAGAGTAAGGTAAACCAGTGATGACGTTATGTGGATGAACCGTGAAAGGTACGTTGTAACTCATGTTGCGGTTTGCAGTAAACTCTTCAACATGGTTACTCTTCCTCTGACCTGCTATGCTGTCCATATCAGCGGCTGGACGAGCAGCCACCACCACATCCTTCGCAAGGTCACCACCGCCTGCTTCAGATTCCGCTACATCTTCGTTATCAGCTGTTGAACCTTCATCTGTGGCGTTCGAAACAAGGGATGCCTTtgccttcttctttttttcatcATTCATCTCTTGGAACCCGAACTTTCTTTTGCTGCTTCCTGCTTCTTTCATAGCCTCATCCTCCACCCACAGAGGCTTCGTGGAAGCAGCTTCGGCAGCGTCGGCGGATGTAGGAGCTTTGGAGAGGTCGTTGAAGAAAttctgaggaggaggaggaggttcaGAACTCGGGTCTGCTGCTGCTGCAGGTGGTCTTTGAGAAGTAGTAGGGTGAAGGAAGTTCTTGAAGTCATCAATCACTTTAGCGCTTCTATTATCTCCTTCTACATTGTGATGATGATTCTCCGAGGAGGTTCCAGCATTGTTATTAGCACCCTTAGCTTTCCCTCCACCACATGAGAGACCCAAGCTGAGCTCAAGCCCATTATCATCATCCATTTCTTTTTGTTCACTAACTCTTTAAAGTAAAATCCTAAACAGATCTTTATAACATCCCAGCAACCCTTGCGAGTCACCTGAGACAAAAGCACAAAAAGGAACAGTTAACCAAAAGCTAGCAAAAGGGTTCTAAAAGCAAGTGACAATACAAGAAGGGAAGAAAGCAAGTTTATGATCATAGATGATGACTGCAGCAGAAGTTAAACTTTATCTGATCCGACGAATTTATTATTATACCTTAGGAACAAAACCAATGAAAGAAGAGTCGAGCAGAACCAACTTGTGAGTTTGAGTTCTCtgacaagtaaaaaaaaaggagtGTCGTTTCTACAACTTTGGTTTTGAAACTTCTCATTCTATCACTCTCTTTTAAAAGAtctaaaatagaaaaggaaACATACCAAAAGGAGTAGCACTTTcgggaaagaaaaaaacacactCTTGTAATGATTAATAACAAATCTGTCAGCTAACGATGTTCGGTAATACTAGCAGCATAACCTCTAAAATCAGTCCAAATTTTCAAACTTTCGAGTTCGAAATCATCATACAAGTGCCAAATCAATTGAAATTAAAGCGATTTCaatcacacacacaaaaaaaataccATTAAGAAGTAAAGCTAATTGCGaggaattaataaaaaaaaaaggcagcTCAAAAATCGAAATCGAGGCAGGGAATCAACCTGAAACAGGGACGAAGACGGATGATCAGAAGAAAACAGAAACCCTAGTAGCTTCGCGGCGTCGCTCCTTGGTGCTCAGTATCGGACATAGTACGGATctcaattttcctttttttttttttttttttacaaatttgtatTTATCTTCCTATTATTTCTGatttattcagttttttttttctctgagtCACACCGTATCCTCTTTACTTACATACAAGTAAATAAGgttcatatatatttgtaactgtAACCATAAAGTTCAATACAAATGTTTGTTTTTCGAAAACTCCATTACCAACGTTTTCTTTCGTCCATCTCAGTTATTAATTGAGCATTATTAACTCAATCTCTCGAAAATAATGTGATTTTCAAATAAtctgttttaagaaaaaaataaaagattgtaACATCTGTGATGTGGATTCCGTATATGGATGGATGCATCATGCGAATATAATGGCGCCTCCCCCAATCATGTGTAGTgacaatatttaaatatgtaaatgcATAATggatctcaaaacatgtatagTGGACACGAATGTGAACATGTAACATAGACCCAATTTGTTTGTGAGCAATATCTAGGCCTAAAACTAGTCCATAACTATTCGCATACTTAATACTGCCTATTTAAATGGATCCAAATGTCTTATGAGACATATATTTGTTTAGTTGTCTTTAGCATTCCACGTCTTTCGATAACTTgtataacaagaaaaataaCAACTTTTTGGTTGCTGCGACTTAAACTAATGATGCCCGTTGATGCTAGTGATAATGAGTCTCCATGTCTATGTGGATCTTGTAGGATCTTCATCACTAGGTAAGTTAAGCTTAGACTTCATCCTTTCACGTAATATTTGATATAGCTAGGCCCGACTAGGATAACTGTTGGCGTGTGCCTGCCTACATGTAGTGCTGGGTTTGCGGGTCGACCCGCCCCGACCCGCTCTGCCCCGCTGCGGGTCGACTCATTTTTTCGATTCAAAAATTCGACCCGCTTGACCCGCATCTAAAAAATGTAAGACCCGCCCCGCCCCGCATAAATTAGCGGGTAACCCGCGGGACCCGCgggtaatataaaaaataataaaaataattattttaattaatatttttttaaaaaataatataaataatatattttaattaaatttttaaaatattcgtattttttattattttattataaaaaaacataatttttactaaaaaaaatcatattttaaaaagaaaattttttttttttttattttgcgggttggcgggtacccGCAGTTTAAATTCggtcgacccgcacccgccccgcgttaaaatcactcgacccgcacccgcacccgcgaacaatttttttcaaatcactcgacccgcacccgccccacGGCGGGTCAAACGGGGCGGGGCCCGCGGATAATGAATCAAATTCCCAGCTCTACCTGCATGGAGTATTTCATGCGACGttacatttttacattttatactATACCATgttcttttaattaaaaaaacacacacacatcgTTTTCTTACACCATCGTTCAAAACATTTAAGCTAAAATGCGGAACGCAAACGGAGTTGtaagtgaatatatatatttaacgtGAAAAACGAATTAAGTGACATTAGCATCgctttaaaaaagtaaataaacattACTAGCCGAGTTAGAAAAAAGTTTCTTGTTTTGTGTTTAGGTGTGTGTGTATATACATTGGATaaaaggtttttctttttctccacTCTTCTTCACCCTTACTAAGCCGGCGATTGCAACTAAAAGGCAGGAGCTTTCTTGttccttcattttttttttaattgtagtGTTTATGGCTAGAGAAGAAATCACATGTAAAGAGAAACTTACATGATTTCAGGGAACAGAAGAGTGGAAAGAGGAAGAAACTATAAGAAAGGTGTCTCCTTTTCTTCTTAGGCAAAGTGAAGGTTGACAAAGGTGTCTCCTTTTCTTCCTTTCTTGCGTTCTCTGTATGTCTGTGATGGAAAGAAACGAAATTTGAGACAATAAATTCTGTTTATCCAAACCCCAAATCTACATGGAAAGAAGGTCAACCGTTTTTGAAAAGTGGTCAATTTGTGAGCTCAAAGAAGGTGTAGGCGTTGGGTTTTGGGTATTAGGATGAGAATGTGGTTATTATACATATATGGGATGTGTTTATTATGTGTTGTTTAATTGCGTTATTTTGGCTCGTGGGGGAGAAAGATAGTTGTGGGTA
It encodes:
- the LOC130511673 gene encoding AFP homolog 2-like, translated to MDDDNGLELSLGLSCGGGKAKGANNNAGTSSENHHHNVEGDNRSAKVIDDFKNFLHPTTSQRPPAAAADPSSEPPPPPQNFFNDLSKAPTSADAAEAASTKPLWVEDEAMKEAGSSKRKFGFQEMNDEKKKKAKASLVSNATDEGSTADNEDVAESEAGGGDLAKDVVVAARPAADMDSIAGQRKSNHVEEFTANRNMSYNVPFTVHPHNVITGLPYSLPGKESGQHGAAAGTSVTQPTAGNLPVMFGYSPVQLPMLDKDGSGGVVTRRGPSNSATAKGEGKQPVAEEGSSVDVAGDDTNNNNINISTAFSFDFSAIKPGMAADVKFGGSGARPNLPWVSTTGSGPHGRTISGVTYRYNANQIKIVCACHGSHMSPEEFVRHASEEYVSPESSIGMSAASAHT